The following proteins are co-located in the Anas platyrhynchos isolate ZD024472 breed Pekin duck chromosome 1, IASCAAS_PekinDuck_T2T, whole genome shotgun sequence genome:
- the LEP gene encoding leptin precursor (The RefSeq protein has 5 substitutions, 2 frameshifts compared to this genomic sequence), which produces MWYHSAWLWGLLWLCPPPAGGRPVRPEKIWGDTRSLARTLSARIQLLQLFPLGPRVLGLEAMPGARPPEGLGAMEQRLQLFQRVLRALPGAAAPPPQILSDLENLRSLLTALAAQLGCGPPPRQTEAPPPGLAELLAQAPHTVAGLAMGRLRACLDGIAARIDAAPPC; this is translated from the exons atgtGGTATCACAGCGCGTGGTTCTGGGGGCTCCTGTGGctgtgcgc cccccccccggctggcGGCCGCCCCGTGCGCCCCGAAAAGATTTGGGGGGACACCCGCAGCCTCGCCCGCACCCTCAGCGCCCGcatccagctcctgcag CTCTTCCCGCTGGGCCCtcgggtgctggggctggaggcgaTGCCGGGGGCGCGCCCccccgaggggctgggggcgatGGAGCAGCGGCTGCAGCTTTTCCAGCGCGTCCTGCGCGCCCTCCCCGGCGccgccgcgcccccccctcAAATTTTAAGCGACCTGGAGAACCTCCGCAGCCTCCTCACCGCCTTGGCAGCTCAATTAGGTtgcggacccccccccccggcaacCCAggcgcccccccccgggctggcCGAGCTGCTCGCCCAGGCTCCGCACACGGTCGCCGGTTTGGCCATGGGGCGGTTGCGCGCTTGCCTCGATGGCATCGCCGCGCGCCTCGACGCAGCCCCC TGCTAa
- the RBM28 gene encoding LOW QUALITY PROTEIN: RNA-binding protein 28 (The sequence of the model RefSeq protein was modified relative to this genomic sequence to represent the inferred CDS: inserted 2 bases in 1 codon; deleted 9 bases in 7 codons) encodes MGGNPPNPPRIEGGPPVTSGNPVTSSNPQGSPPAEQPPCPPRGVSKKARLILRNLSFKCGEDELRALFAPFGSVVEVHVPKKPGGALRGFAFVQFRTVPEAARALRALNMKEVQGRPVAVDWAVAKDKYQALQGKEEEEGGGAAEGDEGHGRGGPGTGAGGAAGTGSEEEEEEGEEEEEEEEEEEEEEEEEEEEEEEEEAPARTRTAMMMMMMMMMMMMKMPAAPRSGGGAPSASDVSEGRTVFIRNLSFETEEEALGELLQQFGELRYVRLVLHPDTEHSKGCASPSSAPQEEAQKCLRAAQGDGEAGGLRLDGRQLRVDLAVSREEARRLRAPRASAKPSGTRNLYLAREGLIRAGTKAAEGVSEADMAKRARFEELKHRSCGTPNLFVSPTRLCLHNLPKAVDSARLRRLLLRVAGGRGVRIKECRVMRDRGGQGQSLGYAFVEFAEHEQALAALRGTNNNPRLFGSQKEEKEKEQKGARLRPRDPPRSTGARSSGPPHPGPPGSDPPRNPLPPPTPWSGFRTEARVERVELPDGTRRRKVLPLPSHRGPKIRKRDKGKVKPXAPAEPKAKAAGRKEKRKAAPPAKVRALGGGSDPQFWGLGPPGFGVSAPNLWGTKWGGPYKPLGSCSSQRCTPQRRRGGGGAEARFALLVEQSKRKILGAPGRAPPAKRSKWFKN; translated from the exons aTGGGAGGGAACCCCCCGAACCCCCCCCGCATCGAGGGGGGACCCCCCGTGACCTCCGGTAACCCCGTGACCTCCAGTAACCCC caaggctccCCCCCGGCGGAgcagcccccctgccccccccgcGGGGTCTCCAAAAAAGCCCGGCTCATCCTGCGCAACCTCAGCTTCAAG tGCGGTGAGGACGAGCTCCGGGCTCTCTTCGCCCCGTTCGGCTCCGTGGTGGAGGTGCACGTCCCCAAAAAGCCAG gcgggGCTCTGCGCGGTTTCGCCTTCGTGCAGTTCCGGACGGTGCCGGAGGCAGCC AGGGCACTGCGAGCCCTCAACATGAAAGAGGTGCAAG ggcggCCGGTGGCCGTGGACTGGGCGGTGGCCAAGGACAAGTACCAGGCCCTGCAGG ggaaagaggaagaggagggcggcggggctgcAGAAGGGGATGAAGGTCATGGCCGGGGGGGACCCGGGACG ggcgc ggggggggcagcgggcacggggagcgaggaggaggaggaggaaggtgaggaagaggaggaggaggaggaagaagaggaggaggaggaggaagaggaggaggaggaggaggaggaggaggaggcaccaGCGAGGACGAGGACGgcgatgatgatgatgatgatgatgatgatgatgatgatgaag atgccGGCAGCCCCCCgaagcggcggcggggccccgAGCGCCTCGGACGTGAGCGAGGGCAGGACGGTGTTCATCAG aaatTTGTCCTTTGAGACGGAGGAGGAGgcgctgggggagctgctgcagcaattcGGGGAA CTGCGCTACGTGCGCCTGGTGCTGCACCCCGACACCGAGCACTCCAAAG GCTGCGCCTCGCCCAGTTCGGCGCCGCAGGAGGAGGCGCAAAAATGCCTGCGGGCAGCGCAGGGGGACGGCgag GCGGGGGGGCTGCGTCTGGACGGGCGGCAGCTGCGGGTGGACCTGGCGGTGAGCCGCGAGGAGGCGCGGCGCCTGCGCGCACCCCGCGCCAGCGCGAAACCCTCGGGCACCCGAAATCTTTACCTGGCCCGCGAGGGAC TGATCCGTGCCGGCACCAAGGCGGCCGAGGGCGTGAGCGAGGCTGACATGGCGAAGCGCGCGCGG TTTGAGGAACTGAAGCAC AGAAGCTGCGGGACCCCAAATCTGTTCGTGTCCCCCACCCGTTTGTGCCTCCACAACCTCCCCAAAGCCGTCGACAGCGCCCGGCTGCGGCGCCTGCTGCTGCGCGTGGCCGGCGGCCGGGGCGTGCGCATCAAGGAG TGCCGGGTGATGAGGGACCGGGGGGGCCAGGGGCAGTCCCTGGGCTACGCCTTCGTGGAGTTCGCCGAG CACGAGCAGGCGCTGGCGGCGCTGAGGGGCACCAACAACAACCCCCGGCTTTTCGGGTCACAGAAG gaggagaaggagaaggagcagaaggGAGCGCGCCTGcggccccgggacccccccagaaGCACGGGGGCAAGAAGCAgcggccccccccaccccggcccccccggctcGGACCCCCCCCGTAACCCCTTGCCCCCCCCCACACCGTGGTCGGGTTTCCGCACAGAGGCTCGGGTGGAGCGCGTGGAGCTGCCCGACGGCACCCGGCGCAGGAAGgtgctg cccctgccctcGCACCGCGGGCCCAAAATCAG gaaGCGCGATAAGGGCAAGGTGAAGCC GGCCCCGGCCGAGCCCAAGGCCAAAGCTgcggggaggaaggagaagcgCAAGGCGGCCCCCCCCGCCAAGGTAAGGGCGTTGGGGGGGGGCTCGGACCCCCAATTTTGGGGGCTTGGACCCccaggttttggggtttcggccCCCAATTTGTGGGGCACAAAGTGGGGGGGTCCCTATAAGCCCCttggctcctgcagctctcagcgGTGCA CCCCCCAGCGGcgccgggggggcgggggggccgaGGCTCGCTTCGCCCTGCTGGTGGAGCAATCCAAGAGGAAGATT TTGGGGGCCcccggccgggccccccccgccAAGAGGAGCAAATGGTTCAAgaactga